The Gemmatimonadota bacterium genome includes a window with the following:
- a CDS encoding PQQ-binding-like beta-propeller repeat protein — MSGLNDGNPDGVIRRGWSASVGDYPIAGGWILRGEALAIGDTAGSVYAFDSKSGATAWASHEVHEGGVLAVSIHPGGTAFATAGQDGRVIIWSASDGQVSRAIDVGNSWVENVAWSPDGQWLAISCSRHVYVYTVDGTEVWRSDAHPSTVSAIAWSGAAELATACYGRVTFFDAIIGEPRQKLEWQGSLVSMVLSPDGGIVACGSQDNSVHFWRRDTGKDSMMSGYPGKPSALAFDDTGTLLATGGGEAVTVWSFEGRGPEGTRPGVLDYHAQFITVLSFAPGAINLASGGRDGTVAAWSLQRDGEGDLIGSGDVADVVAGLHWRPDGGALAALDAQGGVTVWRVKNW, encoded by the coding sequence ATGTCTGGTTTGAACGACGGTAACCCGGACGGTGTAATTCGCCGAGGTTGGTCTGCGTCGGTCGGTGATTACCCCATCGCCGGGGGCTGGATACTGCGCGGTGAGGCGCTGGCGATCGGTGACACCGCGGGTAGCGTCTACGCGTTCGACAGCAAGTCCGGCGCGACCGCGTGGGCAAGCCACGAGGTTCATGAGGGCGGTGTGCTCGCAGTGTCGATCCACCCGGGCGGAACCGCGTTCGCTACGGCCGGGCAGGACGGTCGAGTCATAATCTGGTCTGCCTCCGATGGTCAGGTAAGCCGGGCCATCGACGTCGGAAACAGTTGGGTGGAAAACGTGGCGTGGTCGCCGGACGGCCAGTGGCTGGCGATATCCTGCTCCAGGCACGTATACGTATATACCGTGGACGGCACGGAGGTCTGGCGATCGGACGCCCATCCGAGCACCGTCAGCGCGATCGCCTGGTCCGGCGCGGCAGAGCTGGCGACGGCCTGTTACGGTCGCGTGACGTTCTTCGACGCGATCATCGGCGAGCCTCGACAGAAGCTGGAATGGCAGGGGTCCCTGGTGTCGATGGTATTGAGCCCGGACGGGGGCATCGTGGCCTGCGGCAGCCAGGACAACTCGGTGCACTTCTGGCGTCGAGACACGGGAAAGGACTCCATGATGTCCGGATATCCGGGCAAGCCTTCGGCCCTTGCCTTCGATGACACCGGCACCCTTTTGGCCACTGGCGGAGGGGAGGCGGTTACGGTCTGGAGCTTCGAGGGTAGGGGTCCGGAAGGCACGCGGCCCGGCGTATTGGACTACCATGCTCAGTTCATCACCGTACTTTCCTTCGCGCCCGGAGCGATAAACCTGGCATCGGGAGGCCGCGATGGGACCGTGGCTGCGTGGTCGCTGCAGCGAGATGGAGAAGGAGATCTGATCGGGTCCGGGGACGTGGCGGATGTCGTCGCCGGGTTGCACTGGCGGCCGGACGGGGGTGCCCTCGCCGCGCTCGATGCGCAGGGCGGCGTGACGGTCTGGCGAGTGAAAAACTGGTGA
- a CDS encoding PepSY domain-containing protein: MKYKRWLYLGHRWLGICMCLLVAMWFFSGVVMMYVGFPQLTRAERLAALPVLEPDKLWTGPAELLQCLDPAQTIEELRLTTVLGRPAWLLRTGDGNHHGLFADNGGVIGEIDDEDAVHASRVYVHSTGLSSIQPVHKALLLVDQWSVSSSLHPHRPLHSVALNDPAGTELYVSSVTGEVVRDTNALERGWNWLGANLHWIYPVQLRQHVSVWHWVVVVLSLAGLVSMVTGAVIGFLRLRFRRRYRGKDVTPYRGTLKLHHILGLIFVIPLTTFLLSGLLSMNPWGVFDDDIPFGDRLAAYRDTPTVGALAAYLDTPTYGAFDVGATHVDAVSSGTTHVGALAVGTATVRSHLDGVCLRLTRSQPGNAVWPRPEFPDRHARTGVAMAGWFTLCLCRHRRWPTSNADFIGAGQSRGIRPHANKAGHGRPPDRLHRTAYGLRSLLLLPSPAVASTTRVAGALR; encoded by the coding sequence GTGAAGTACAAACGCTGGCTCTATCTCGGCCACCGCTGGCTGGGGATCTGCATGTGCCTGCTCGTGGCCATGTGGTTCTTCTCCGGCGTGGTGATGATGTATGTCGGTTTTCCGCAATTGACACGGGCGGAACGTCTTGCCGCGCTGCCGGTACTTGAACCGGATAAACTGTGGACCGGACCTGCTGAACTGTTGCAGTGCCTTGATCCGGCGCAGACCATCGAGGAACTGCGCCTTACCACCGTACTTGGACGGCCCGCCTGGCTCCTGCGTACCGGCGATGGCAACCACCATGGTCTGTTTGCCGACAACGGCGGTGTGATCGGTGAGATAGACGATGAAGACGCCGTTCACGCAAGCCGCGTTTATGTCCACTCAACCGGCCTCTCATCGATACAACCGGTGCACAAGGCACTCCTGCTCGTGGACCAGTGGTCCGTGTCCAGCAGCCTTCATCCTCATCGGCCGCTTCACTCGGTGGCATTGAACGATCCGGCCGGTACTGAACTGTATGTCTCTTCGGTGACCGGGGAAGTGGTACGCGATACTAACGCGCTGGAGCGCGGCTGGAACTGGCTGGGGGCGAACCTACACTGGATCTACCCTGTGCAGCTTCGCCAGCATGTCTCTGTCTGGCACTGGGTGGTCGTGGTGCTCTCACTCGCCGGCCTGGTATCCATGGTCACCGGTGCGGTGATCGGCTTTCTGCGATTGAGGTTTCGCAGGCGTTACCGCGGCAAAGATGTGACTCCCTACCGGGGCACGCTGAAACTACACCATATTCTGGGGTTGATTTTCGTGATACCGCTGACCACCTTCCTGCTCAGCGGCCTTCTGTCGATGAATCCCTGGGGGGTGTTTGACGATGACATTCCCTTCGGCGATCGCCTCGCCGCCTACCGAGACACGCCCACCGTCGGCGCCCTCGCCGCCTATCTGGACACGCCCACCTACGGCGCATTCGACGTCGGCGCCACCCATGTCGATGCAGTCTCCAGCGGCACGACCCATGTCGGTGCGCTCGCCGTCGGCACCGCTACCGTCCGCAGCCATCTGGACGGGGTCTGTCTACGACTCACTCGGTCACAGCCTGGAAATGCCGTCTGGCCGCGGCCTGAGTTTCCCGACAGACACGCGCGAACTGGTGTGGCAATGGCTGGGTGGTTCACCCTATGCCTATGCCGTCACCGGCGATGGCCAACGTCAAATGCTGACTTCATCGGAGCAGGGCAGTCTCGAGGAATCCGTCCTCACGCAAATAAAGCGGGGCATGGCCGGCCACCGGACCGTCTACATCGAACGGCTTACGGATTACGATCTCTATTACTACTCCCATCACCAGCGGTGGCGTCCACTACCCGTGTTGCGGGTGCGCTTCGATGA